The following proteins come from a genomic window of Salvia hispanica cultivar TCC Black 2014 chromosome 4, UniMelb_Shisp_WGS_1.0, whole genome shotgun sequence:
- the LOC125219257 gene encoding cyclin-B2-3-like: MNKMGSDENFPGVIKPSSNGQGGLKAGVGKSAVGVGNNRRALSAINRNIIGAQPYPCAVHKRGVLKEKNEAGDKNCLGPVHRPVTRGFASGLAGKEQHSSLEEVKPPVHQATSVTNQPYDCIIIDADDDDDDYKNADDHDVPMFVQHTEAMLEEIDRMDAEVEMEDIDGEDEEPVIDIDSCDKRNPLAVTEYIDDLYTYYKKMESVLPNYMVHQSDINERMRGILIDWLIEVHYKFELMDETLYLTVNLIDRFLALQQVVRKKLQLVGVTAMLIACKYEEVSVPVVEDLVLISDKAYCRKEVLDMEKLMVNTLQFNMSLPTPYVFMKRCLKAAQSDNKMELLAFFIIELCLVEYEMLCFPPSMLAAAAVFTAQCTLRGCKQWSKTSEVYTSYTQEQLMDCAARMVSFHRKSGTGKLSGVQKKYSTSKYGYVARIKPAEFLIDDE, encoded by the exons atgaaCAAGATGGGATCGGATGAGAATTTTCCGGGCGTGATCAAGCCTTCTTCAAACGGTCAAG ggggGTTGAAGGCTGGAGTGGGAAAATCTGCAGTTGGTGTTGGGAATAACAGAAGGGCTTTGAGTGCTATCAATAGAAACATAATTGGAGCTCAGCCTTACCCTTGTGCTGTTCACAAAAGAGGGGTTTTAAAAGA GAAAAACGAGGCCGGTGATAAGAACTGTCTCGGTCCAGTGCATCGTCCTGTTACGAG GGGGTTTGCTTCTGGATTGGCTGGAAAAGAGCAGCATTCCTCACTTGag GAAGTCAAGCCACCAGTTCATCAAGCTACTTCAGTCACGAACCAGCCCTACGACTGCATCATTATCGATgcagatgatgatgatgatgactaCAAGAATGCGGATGATCATGATGTGCCTATGTTTGTGCAGCATACAGAGGCTATGCTGGAAGAGATTGATCGAATG GATGCAGAAGTGGAAATGGAAGACATCGATGGCGAGGATGAGGAGCCAGTTATCGATATAGATAGCTGCGATAAGAGAAATCCACTTGCAGTTACTGAATACATCGATGATCTATACACTTACTATAAAAAGATGGAG AGTGTCCTTCCGAACTATATGGTGCATCAATCTGATATCAATGAACGAATGAGAGGTATCCTCATCGACTGGCTGATTGAG GTGCATTACAAGTTCGAATTGATGGATGAGACGTTGTACCTTACTGTGAATCTCATTGATAGATTCTTAGCCCTCCAGCAAGTGGTGAGGAAGAAACTGCAGCTGGTTGGTGTGACTGCGATGCTCATTGCTTGCAAATACGAGGAAGTCTCTGTCCCCGTAGTCGAGGATCTTGTTCTGATATCCGACAAAGCTTACTGCAGGAAAGAAGTCCTAGACATG GAGAAGTTGATGGTCAATACGTTGCAGTTCAATATGTCGTTGCCAACGCCCTACGTGTTCATGAAGCGTTGCCTGAAAGCCGCCCAATCCGATAACAAG ATGGAGCTGCTGGCCTTCTTCATAATCGAGCTGTGTCTCGTTGAATACGAGATGCTGTGCTTCCCTCCTTCGATGCTAGCAGCTGCTGCCGTCTTCACTGCTCAATGCACTCTCCGTGGATGCAAGCAGTGGAGCAAGACGAGCGAAGTGTACACGAGTTACACGCAAGAACAGCTCAT GGATTGTGCGGCGCGGATGGTGAGTTTCCATCGGAAGTCGGGGACCGGGAAGCTCAGCGGTGTGCAGAAGAAGTATAGCACTTCCAAATATGGATATGTTGCAAGAATCAAACCTGCTGAGTTTCTCATTGATGATGAATGA
- the LOC125219273 gene encoding dolichol-phosphate mannosyltransferase subunit 1, giving the protein MEAKADGNKYSIIVPTYNERLNIALIVYLIFKHLPNENFEIIVVDDGSPDGTQEIVKQLQEVYGEDRILLRPRAKKLGLGTAYVHGLKHATGNFVVIMDADLSHHPKYLPSFIKKQMETGASIVTGTRYVKGGGVHGWNLMRKLTSRGANVLAQTFLWPGVSDLTGSFRLYKKSVLEDVISSCVSKGYVFQMEIIVRASRKGYHIEEVPITFVDRVYGSSKLGGSEIVQYLKGLLYLLVTT; this is encoded by the exons ATGGAAGCCAAAGCGGATGGGAACAAGTATAGCATCATTGTCCCCACCTACAATGAGCGCCTCAACATCGCTCTCATCGTTTACCTCATCTTCAAGCATCTCCC GAATGAGAATTTTGAGATCATAGTGGTTGATGACGGGAGTCCAGATGGAACTCAGGAAATAGTCAAACAGCTGCAGGAAGTATATGGGGAAGATCGCATA CTGTTGAGACCTAGAGCGAAGAAGCTTGGCTTAG GGACGGCCTACGTGCACGGTTTGAAGCATGCAACTGGAAATTTTGTTGTCATAATGGATGCAGACTTATCACACCAT CCGAAGTACCTGCCAAGCTTTATCAA GAAACAGATGGAGACAGGTGCAAGCATAGTTACTGGAACTAGGTATGTAAAAGGTGGCGGGGTTCATGGGTGGAACCTGATGCGCAAATTGACGAGCAGGGGAGCCAATGTCCTTGCACAAACATTTCTATGGCCAGGTGTATCCGACTTAACTGGATCATTCAG GCTTTACAAAAAATCTGTGCTTGAAGATGTTATAAGCTCATGTGTGAGTAAGGGGTACGTTTTCCAGATGGAGATAATAGTTAGAGCTTCAAGAAAGGGTTATCACATTGAAGAG GTCCCAATCACATTCGTAGACAGAGTATATGGAAGCTCGAAACTTGGGGGATCGGAAATAGTGCAGTATCTCAAGGGACTTCTGTACCTTTTGGTTACAACATGA
- the LOC125217537 gene encoding UDP-rhamnose/UDP-galactose transporter 6-like yields MPSTSKADKKAAVDAAAWMFNVVTSVGIIIVNKALMATYGFSFATTLTGLHFATTTLMTVVLRWLGYIQPSHLPYSELLKFIFFANFSIVGMNVSLMWNSVGFYQIAKLTMIPVSCLLEVVFDKIRYSRDTKLSILIVLLGVAVCTVTDVSVNPKGFAAAFVAVWSTALQQYYVHYLQRKYSLTSFNLLGHTAPAQAGSLLLLGPFLDYWLTSKRLDEFQFHFPSLAFLILSCTIAVGTNLSQFICIGRFTAVSFQVLGHMKTILVLILGFLFFGKEGLNIQVVVGMIIAVIGMIWYGNASSKPGGKERRSQQKHGGSPESSEADEKV; encoded by the exons ATGCCATCAACCAGCAAAGCTGATAAGAAGGCTGCAGTTGACGCGGCTGCATGGATGTTCAATGTAGTCACTTCAGTTGGGATCATTATTGTCAACAAGGCACTGATGGCTACTTACGGCTTCAGCTTTG CGACAACATTAACTGGTTTGCATTTTGCTACCACAACCTTGATGACGGTTGTTCTAAGATGGTTGGGTTACATTCAGCCTTCTCATCTACCATACTCGGAGCTTCTTAAGTTTATCTTCTTCGCAAATTTCTCCATCGTCGGGATGAATGTCAGCTTAATGTGGAATTCAGTGGGATTCTACCAG ATTGCAAAACTGACTATGATACCTGTCTCCTGCTTGTTGGAAGTTGTGTTTGACAAGATCCGCTATTCGAGAGACACAAAGCTTAGCATCTTAATTGTTCTCCTGGGTGTTGCAGTCTGCACAGTTACTGATGTGAGTGTTAATCCCAAAGGATTTGCTGCTGCATTTGTTGCAGTCTGGAGTACAGCACTACAACAGTAT TATGTTCATTATCTTCAAAGAAAGTATTCCCTTACTTCCTTCAATCTACTGGGACACACGGCACCAGCCCAGGCTGGATCACTATTGTTGTTAGGCCCGTTCCTAGACTATTGGTTGACAAGCAAGAGACTCGATgagtttcaatttcattttccatcTCTA GCGTTCTTGATCCTGTCATGTACTATTGCAGTAGGAACGAATCTCAGCCAGTTCATCTGCATAGGCAGATTTACTGCTGTTTCCTTCCAAGTCCTCGGCCACATGAAGACCATCCTTGTACTGATCCTGGGCTTCCTATTCTTCGGGAAAGAGGGTCTGAACATACAAGTGGTCGTTGGCATGATCATCGCTGTCATTGGGATGATCTGGTATGGCAACGCCTCATCAAAACCCGGTGGCAAAGAACGACGCAGCCAGCAAAAGCACGGAGGGTCGCCAGAATCCTCTGAGGCCGATGAAAAGGTGTAA